A window from Drosophila subobscura isolate 14011-0131.10 chromosome O, UCBerk_Dsub_1.0, whole genome shotgun sequence encodes these proteins:
- the LOC117897926 gene encoding muscle-specific protein 20: protein MAPRNKEQEQEVLNWVFAVLGEKVPSGQYEDILKDGIWLCKLANKLAPGSVKKIQERGTNFQLMENIQRFQAAVKKYGVPEEEIFQTADLFERRNIPQVTLSLYALGRITQKHPEFTGPTLGPKMSDKNERVFTEEQLRAHEGELNLQMGFNKGATQSGHGGFGNARHM from the exons CCACGCAACAAGGAACAAGAACAGGAAGTCCTCAATTGGGTATTTGCCGTGCTCGGTGAGAAGGTGCCCAGTGGACAGTATGAGGACATCCTTAAGGACGGCATCTGGCTGTGCAAGCTGGCCAATAAGCTGGCGCCCGGCTCCGTGAAGAAGATCCAAGAGCGGGGCACCAACTTCCAGCTGATGGAGAACATTCAGCGCTTCCAGGCGGCCGTCAAGAAGTACGGAGTGCCCGAGGAGGAAATCTTCCAGACAGCCGATCTTTTCGAGCGTCGCAATATTCCACAAGTCACCCTCTCCCTCTACGCTCTGGGACGCATT ACACAAAAGCATCCCGAGTTCACAGGCCCCACTCTGGGCCCCAAGATGTCGGACAAGAACGAGCGCGTCTTCaccgaggagcagctgcgtGCCCACGAGGGTGAGCTTAATCTGCAGATGGGCTTCAACAAGGGCGCCACCCAGTCCGGCCATGGCGGCTTTGGCAATGCCCGTCACATGTAA